A stretch of Paraburkholderia phenazinium DNA encodes these proteins:
- a CDS encoding LysR family transcriptional regulator: protein MELRHLRYFLAVADERQFTRAAAKLHIQQPPLSQQIQALESEIGFPLFTRVARGVELTSAGASFADDARALLQALDQAVVKGKGIADGRIGSVRIALTSSSAFHPLAPAAIRAFRDACPDIAIDLNEINAAEIIERMVSGRIDAAILRKPSDTPDELRFDLLLEESMVLVLPLGHRLLQGRAKSGRMRPVALDSLADQPFIFVRRPGARGMYSDFIDACEAAGFTPRVASEVPRMLSAINLVAAGTGVTLVPASMQRYQQESVVYCPIDSDAAITAPLHLVTHRDAGNPAAVRFAQTVIEFAQAQEV from the coding sequence ATGGAATTGCGGCATCTGCGTTACTTCCTGGCGGTGGCCGACGAGCGGCAATTCACTCGTGCTGCCGCCAAACTGCATATCCAGCAACCGCCGCTGTCGCAGCAGATTCAGGCGCTCGAAAGTGAAATCGGCTTTCCGCTGTTCACGCGGGTAGCACGCGGCGTCGAACTGACCTCGGCGGGTGCGTCCTTCGCCGACGATGCGCGCGCCCTGCTGCAGGCGCTGGATCAGGCTGTCGTCAAAGGCAAAGGCATCGCGGACGGCAGGATTGGTTCGGTGCGGATCGCCCTGACCAGCTCATCGGCATTTCACCCGTTGGCACCGGCTGCGATTCGCGCGTTCCGTGACGCCTGTCCGGACATCGCCATCGATCTCAACGAAATCAACGCGGCGGAAATTATCGAGCGGATGGTGAGCGGCCGCATCGACGCGGCCATCCTCCGCAAACCGAGCGACACGCCCGACGAGTTGCGCTTCGATCTGCTGCTCGAAGAAAGCATGGTGCTGGTGCTGCCGTTAGGACATCGCCTGCTGCAAGGACGCGCCAAGTCGGGCCGGATGCGTCCCGTCGCACTCGATTCGCTGGCTGATCAACCGTTTATTTTTGTGCGCCGACCCGGTGCGCGCGGCATGTATTCGGATTTCATCGACGCCTGCGAAGCAGCAGGCTTCACGCCGCGCGTCGCCAGCGAGGTGCCGCGCATGCTGAGCGCGATCAATCTCGTAGCAGCCGGTACGGGCGTGACGCTGGTGCCCGCGTCGATGCAGCGCTATCAGCAGGAGAGCGTGGTGTATTGCCCGATTGATAGCGACGCGGCCATCACGGCGCCGTTGCATCTGGTCACGCACCGCGATGCCGGCAATCCGGCGGCGGTGCGTTTCGCGCAGACGGTGATTGAATTTGCGCAGGCGCAGGAAGTTTAG
- a CDS encoding MFS transporter produces MLSGAATPARPAAVPAAAQVRRAVIASVIGNGLEWFDFLIYGYFAKTIAHVFFPVGNVLLSTVLTLATFAIGFIVRPIGGIVLGAYADRVGRRRTLSLLILLMAASTLLMGLTPGYSSIGIAAPLLVLLSRVLQGLSVGGEFATAAAMLSEYAPRGKKMFYGSFQMTSQAFALLLSSACGYLLTTHLDRASLETWGWRLPFLLGALIGPIGFYIRHKVAESPEFVEMRERLGHAPRQSIRQFLRERSDACMCAMGVIIVGAATNYLWHSFLPLYVERQLHLPLKNALLGTAVSGLISIIAYPLAGKLADRVGAWRVFFPVVVLWALIAYPLFAWVVAQPTPERLFTAQMIATLVLSIMSGPHPGMLTQLFPTSTRSTGVALSYNIAVTLFGGLAPLIVTTLISFTGSNLVPAYFLIFAAIVSLLMVGLSRSGRHLWRDPDAVPQE; encoded by the coding sequence ATGCTTTCCGGCGCGGCGACCCCCGCCCGACCAGCCGCCGTACCGGCGGCCGCGCAGGTGCGGCGTGCCGTGATCGCCTCGGTGATCGGCAACGGTCTCGAGTGGTTCGATTTTCTGATCTACGGTTATTTCGCCAAGACCATCGCGCATGTGTTCTTTCCGGTGGGCAACGTGCTGCTGTCCACGGTGCTGACGCTGGCGACCTTTGCGATCGGCTTCATCGTGAGGCCGATTGGCGGCATCGTGTTGGGCGCGTACGCCGACCGGGTGGGACGCCGCCGTACCTTATCGCTGCTGATTCTGCTGATGGCTGCCAGCACGCTGCTGATGGGCCTGACACCGGGTTACAGCAGCATCGGCATTGCCGCGCCGCTGCTGGTGCTGCTATCGCGCGTGCTGCAAGGTCTGTCGGTGGGCGGCGAGTTCGCCACCGCAGCGGCGATGTTGTCGGAATACGCGCCGCGTGGCAAAAAGATGTTTTACGGCAGTTTCCAGATGACGTCGCAGGCGTTTGCGTTGCTGCTGTCGTCGGCGTGCGGCTATCTGCTGACGACGCATCTCGACCGCGCGTCGCTGGAAACGTGGGGTTGGCGCCTGCCGTTCCTGCTCGGCGCGCTGATCGGGCCGATCGGCTTTTACATTCGGCACAAGGTGGCCGAGTCACCCGAATTCGTCGAGATGCGCGAACGGCTCGGCCATGCACCGCGTCAGTCGATCCGCCAGTTTCTGCGCGAGCGTAGCGATGCATGTATGTGTGCGATGGGCGTGATCATCGTCGGCGCGGCGACCAACTATCTGTGGCACTCGTTTTTGCCGCTATATGTCGAGCGCCAACTGCATTTGCCGTTGAAGAACGCGTTGCTGGGTACCGCCGTGTCTGGTCTGATCAGCATCATTGCGTATCCGCTGGCAGGCAAACTCGCGGACCGTGTCGGCGCATGGCGAGTGTTCTTCCCGGTGGTGGTGCTCTGGGCCTTGATCGCGTATCCGCTGTTCGCGTGGGTGGTCGCGCAGCCGACGCCAGAGCGCCTCTTCACCGCGCAGATGATCGCCACGCTGGTGTTGAGCATCATGTCGGGCCCGCATCCGGGGATGTTGACACAACTTTTTCCGACCTCGACGCGTTCTACCGGGGTGGCGCTGTCGTACAACATTGCGGTCACGCTGTTCGGCGGCCTCGCGCCGTTGATCGTGACGACACTCATCAGCTTCACTGGCTCGAACCTGGTGCCGGCCTACTTCCTGATTTTTGCGGCGATCGTCTCGCTGTTGATGGTGGGCTTGAGCCGGTCCGGAAGACACTTGTGGCGCGATCCCGATGCCGTTCCGCAAGAATAA
- a CDS encoding S8 family serine peptidase: MLVFIRTTYQKLGGDLKMQEYGSKIRRICIQHTIGKTGYIWSRLSTQRIIASAVGVALTTALAACGGSNSSTTSSQAAPTTQEIAEVAAAKSAAHSTSVPLATSLKMNASSITSNAQINRFIVTYKSGTVERGSTQAVQSKLDKLASAFPAKAHHLRRMGIGADLVMTERKLNSKEALAFMRAIATDPNVEYVEPDVAVQGGMIPNDPDFGRQWALNSQPGIRPAGAWDLTDGSGAIIALVDNGVTHHSDLDANLLPGMDVRAGHQGGSGFNPGITTETCHVDWHGTTVAGVLAAITNNGNGIAGTAGGAKIVPVRVLDACGTGFISDVADGIVWAAGGSLPGVPDNANPAKVVNVSIFGFGACGSAVQQAINDATARGASIVTISGNSENDAAKYQPGNCRNVITVGNVRENDSRGGLSNFGPSVDIAAPGTDIWTTSNDGTSAPGPETYGYFAGTSYAAPFVSGVIALAQSVTPKPLTPSEMRALLMQNVHPFGPESPDFPSGAGVLDATATVTAARSGKIPAAADFTCSQGQAGMLVTCTDLSTARGAPLTSWAWNLGFGDPSDMVRAQSVNPYYDYEYPGIYNVTLAVTDSTGAVSRVTRPFQVVAPNTTGLSRNIPVKFSANAYVMQYFALAVPAGVTSLTFTLSPGSYSDIGTLFLRAGSPTTRNADCESVAVRGGAATCTISNPPAGTYYGTVNPNTSLTGATIQATYTQ, from the coding sequence GTGTTGGTATTCATTAGAACGACTTATCAAAAACTGGGGGGAGATTTGAAGATGCAGGAATACGGGTCAAAAATCAGACGGATTTGCATTCAACATACAATCGGTAAAACAGGTTACATCTGGTCCAGATTATCCACGCAGCGAATCATCGCCAGTGCGGTTGGTGTTGCGCTAACGACGGCATTAGCCGCATGCGGCGGAAGTAACAGCAGCACCACAAGTTCGCAAGCCGCGCCGACTACTCAGGAAATAGCGGAAGTGGCCGCTGCGAAAAGCGCCGCCCATTCAACAAGTGTTCCGCTTGCAACGTCCCTGAAGATGAACGCGAGCAGTATTACTTCCAACGCGCAGATCAATCGTTTCATCGTCACTTATAAAAGCGGCACTGTTGAACGAGGATCGACGCAGGCGGTCCAGTCGAAACTTGACAAGCTTGCGAGCGCCTTTCCCGCGAAAGCGCACCATTTGCGCCGCATGGGCATCGGCGCGGACTTGGTGATGACTGAGCGCAAACTAAATAGCAAGGAAGCGCTGGCATTCATGCGCGCGATCGCAACGGATCCAAATGTTGAATACGTCGAGCCGGATGTCGCAGTGCAAGGCGGTATGATCCCAAATGATCCGGACTTCGGTCGGCAATGGGCATTGAATAGTCAACCAGGTATCCGACCGGCTGGAGCATGGGACTTAACCGATGGGTCCGGTGCGATCATTGCGCTTGTGGACAATGGCGTTACGCATCACAGCGACCTGGACGCAAATTTACTGCCAGGCATGGACGTTCGAGCGGGCCATCAAGGTGGAAGCGGCTTCAATCCCGGAATCACGACAGAAACGTGTCATGTTGACTGGCACGGCACTACAGTTGCGGGCGTCCTCGCAGCGATAACCAACAATGGCAACGGTATCGCGGGAACTGCCGGGGGTGCGAAGATAGTGCCTGTTCGAGTACTCGACGCATGCGGTACCGGCTTCATCTCGGACGTTGCGGACGGAATTGTTTGGGCCGCCGGAGGGAGTCTCCCTGGAGTTCCTGACAACGCAAACCCAGCGAAAGTGGTGAATGTAAGCATCTTCGGCTTCGGCGCATGCGGCAGCGCAGTTCAACAGGCGATCAACGACGCGACGGCTCGTGGCGCTTCAATCGTCACCATTTCCGGCAACAGTGAGAACGATGCCGCGAAATATCAACCGGGCAATTGCAGGAACGTTATCACCGTCGGTAATGTCAGGGAGAATGACAGCCGCGGCGGTCTATCGAATTTTGGACCGTCAGTCGACATAGCTGCGCCAGGAACGGATATCTGGACTACGAGCAATGACGGCACCTCTGCACCAGGGCCGGAAACTTACGGCTATTTCGCGGGCACATCGTACGCAGCTCCATTTGTGTCCGGAGTCATCGCACTGGCCCAGTCGGTGACGCCAAAGCCCCTTACACCTTCGGAGATGCGCGCGCTGCTCATGCAGAATGTCCACCCGTTCGGGCCGGAATCACCTGATTTCCCGAGCGGCGCTGGCGTTCTCGACGCCACCGCAACCGTAACTGCTGCCAGATCGGGGAAGATTCCGGCGGCGGCGGATTTCACTTGCTCTCAGGGTCAAGCCGGTATGCTGGTGACGTGCACAGACCTATCAACCGCGCGAGGTGCGCCACTGACCTCCTGGGCCTGGAATTTGGGCTTTGGGGACCCGAGTGACATGGTTCGCGCACAGTCAGTGAACCCATACTACGACTATGAATATCCAGGCATTTACAACGTCACATTAGCCGTTACGGATAGCACCGGCGCTGTTAGCAGGGTGACGCGTCCGTTTCAGGTTGTTGCCCCAAACACCACTGGCCTGAGTCGCAATATACCGGTCAAGTTTTCGGCAAATGCCTACGTCATGCAATATTTCGCGCTGGCCGTTCCTGCTGGCGTGACGAGCCTGACGTTCACTCTTTCGCCCGGATCCTACAGTGATATTGGAACGCTGTTTCTTAGAGCCGGTTCGCCTACCACGCGAAATGCAGATTGTGAGTCCGTCGCAGTAAGAGGCGGTGCAGCCACCTGCACGATCTCAAACCCACCAGCTGGGACCTACTACGGCACAGTGAACCCAAATACAAGTCTCACGGGCGCTACTATTCAAGCCACTTATACACAGTGA
- a CDS encoding class I SAM-dependent methyltransferase — protein sequence MTTPIPFIPDRFKNNAAHYLSGRPAYSPRLIRRVAEACKLDGTQRLLDLGCGPGQLSLAFSSWVDSGVALDPEPEMLRIASGLGLGVAPNIEYRLGSSYDLSPEWGRFQIAVIGRAFHWMDRPDTLARLDKLLDPSAAVVLFGTSHANDASTPWLAAYRALLDEYAQTDPAREQRKSDSWESHESVLFKSAFASLERMSFIEKRRVALESLIARALSMSSLSSERLGARLDELVTRLRSLLEPHAAEGWLDERVESIALIARR from the coding sequence ATGACCACACCCATCCCCTTCATACCCGACCGCTTCAAGAACAACGCCGCTCACTACCTGAGCGGCCGCCCCGCCTACTCACCGCGCCTGATCCGCCGCGTGGCCGAAGCCTGCAAGCTCGACGGCACGCAACGCTTGCTCGACCTCGGCTGCGGACCGGGGCAACTCTCGCTGGCATTTTCATCATGGGTGGACTCGGGCGTGGCGCTCGATCCTGAACCCGAAATGCTGCGCATCGCCTCAGGACTCGGACTCGGCGTTGCCCCAAACATCGAATACCGGTTGGGCAGTTCCTACGATCTCTCGCCAGAGTGGGGCCGTTTTCAGATCGCCGTCATCGGCCGCGCTTTTCACTGGATGGACCGGCCCGATACGCTTGCGCGTCTGGACAAGCTGCTCGACCCATCGGCCGCCGTGGTGCTCTTCGGCACCTCGCACGCGAACGACGCGTCGACGCCATGGCTCGCCGCTTACCGCGCGTTGCTCGACGAATACGCGCAAACCGATCCGGCGCGCGAGCAGCGCAAGTCCGATAGCTGGGAGAGTCACGAATCCGTCTTGTTCAAGTCGGCGTTTGCTTCGCTCGAACGCATGTCGTTCATCGAGAAGCGTCGCGTCGCGCTAGAGTCTCTGATTGCGCGAGCGTTGTCGATGTCGAGCCTGTCATCGGAGCGCCTCGGTGCGCGGCTCGACGAACTGGTGACGCGTTTGCGATCTCTGCTTGAACCGCACGCCGCGGAGGGCTGGCTTGATGAGCGAGTGGAATCGATCGCGCTGATTGCGCGTCGTTAA
- a CDS encoding copper resistance D family protein, whose protein sequence is MDPLVVVQIVVEAAQDVLFAVAVGALVCSAMLARVDDTRAMASATGLGRSRLAALCALSLACVLYLWLEAAVMSGTPLREAGPVMGAVLTQSHFGIAWSVGFAGVVLACFGSARHSHAAWWLTAAGMVVYVAGKAAASHAADAGDFTPREAVHVLHLAATALWAGSVIVAAPLLWCGGAEAATAVADVAPGNRVKFRTYLSHLATGALAAVIVTGIYNATQDTAHLTTPLLDVVYGRVLTLKLILVTLAVLLGAYNRMIHLPRLQHTVTGAGQAYRNAQRSFDRLLAVEAVAMVAILIVAGVLGHTSPSGG, encoded by the coding sequence GTGGATCCGCTCGTCGTCGTACAGATCGTCGTCGAAGCTGCGCAAGACGTGCTGTTCGCGGTGGCGGTCGGGGCGCTCGTATGCAGTGCGATGCTGGCGCGGGTGGATGACACCCGCGCCATGGCGTCTGCTACCGGGCTGGGACGCTCGCGGTTGGCTGCACTCTGCGCACTCTCGCTCGCCTGCGTGCTGTACCTGTGGCTGGAGGCTGCTGTGATGAGCGGTACGCCGTTGCGTGAGGCTGGTCCCGTGATGGGCGCGGTGCTGACGCAATCGCACTTCGGGATTGCGTGGTCGGTGGGTTTTGCCGGCGTGGTGCTCGCATGTTTCGGCAGCGCGCGTCATAGCCATGCAGCGTGGTGGCTAACGGCAGCGGGTATGGTCGTCTATGTGGCGGGGAAAGCTGCAGCCAGTCACGCCGCGGACGCAGGCGATTTCACCCCGCGCGAAGCCGTGCATGTGCTGCATCTCGCGGCGACTGCGTTGTGGGCAGGTAGTGTGATTGTCGCGGCGCCGCTGTTGTGGTGTGGAGGTGCCGAAGCGGCGACAGCGGTGGCGGATGTCGCGCCTGGCAACCGCGTGAAGTTCCGCACGTACCTGTCGCATCTGGCAACCGGCGCGCTCGCAGCTGTGATCGTGACTGGCATCTATAACGCTACGCAGGACACGGCGCATCTGACTACGCCGTTGCTCGACGTGGTGTACGGACGCGTGCTGACTCTCAAGCTGATACTCGTCACGTTGGCGGTATTGCTCGGTGCCTATAACCGGATGATCCACCTACCGCGCTTGCAACACACGGTGACCGGTGCTGGACAAGCCTATCGCAATGCGCAGCGCAGCTTCGACCGGCTGCTGGCCGTCGAAGCCGTCGCAATGGTGGCGATCTTGATCGTGGCAGGCGTACTGGGCCACACGTCGCCCTCGGGCGGCTAG
- a CDS encoding copper resistance CopC family protein, producing the protein MKNTLLNSSLARGLVAALTLTVAQLAHAHAYPTHQAPSAGSTVTTSQKDVAIDFDDGLEPAFSAITVTDAQGKPVTSAKAVVDPANKKHMSVALNPLTPGDYTVAWVAVAEDGHRTQGHYTFTVK; encoded by the coding sequence ATGAAAAACACTCTGCTGAACTCATCTCTGGCGCGTGGCCTCGTTGCCGCGCTGACGCTGACGGTCGCACAGCTCGCGCACGCTCATGCATACCCGACTCACCAGGCGCCGTCCGCCGGGTCCACCGTGACCACCTCGCAAAAGGACGTGGCGATCGATTTCGACGATGGCCTCGAACCGGCCTTCAGCGCGATCACCGTGACCGATGCGCAGGGCAAGCCCGTGACAAGCGCGAAGGCCGTGGTCGATCCGGCGAACAAGAAGCATATGTCGGTCGCGCTGAACCCGCTCACGCCGGGTGACTACACGGTCGCGTGGGTGGCGGTCGCGGAAGATGGCCACCGTACGCAGGGCCACTACACCTTCACGGTGAAGTAA
- a CDS encoding transporter has protein sequence MRTFFKRHAAPARAALMAAAGATCLAGSPAASAHAVVGDRVFPATLTVDDPGVGDEFDTQFGHIKSPDDNGDNMNVNTVSYEWDKLITKNLAFSVSSDYVSQNDPNGGSTKGWDNVTIGAKYLLYANARHEFMASIGLEAEIGGTGSRSVGNSFSTFTPDFYFGKGFGDLPTSLSYLRPFAITGELGPNLTTASSANGPNSFGWGFTLQYSIPYLQSQVKDLGIPQPFKNMVLVVEAPMSTCTAGACAGQTTGTINPGFLWLNRYGQFGIEAQIPVNHLTGNYVGVLFDAHLYFDDIFPNSLGKPLFN, from the coding sequence ATGCGTACGTTTTTCAAACGACACGCGGCGCCGGCACGCGCCGCTTTGATGGCGGCTGCGGGCGCCACCTGCCTCGCCGGTTCACCGGCGGCTTCTGCTCACGCAGTAGTGGGTGACCGCGTCTTTCCCGCCACGCTGACCGTGGACGACCCCGGCGTCGGGGATGAATTCGACACCCAGTTCGGTCACATCAAGAGTCCGGACGACAACGGTGACAACATGAACGTCAATACGGTCTCGTATGAATGGGACAAGCTGATCACGAAGAACCTGGCCTTCAGCGTTTCGAGCGATTACGTCAGCCAGAACGACCCGAACGGCGGCTCGACGAAGGGTTGGGACAACGTGACCATAGGCGCGAAATATCTGCTCTACGCGAACGCGCGGCATGAATTCATGGCGTCGATCGGGCTTGAGGCGGAGATCGGCGGCACGGGCTCCAGGTCGGTTGGGAACTCGTTTTCGACGTTCACGCCGGACTTTTACTTCGGCAAGGGCTTCGGCGATCTGCCCACCTCGCTCAGCTATCTGCGGCCGTTCGCGATCACCGGCGAACTCGGACCGAACCTCACCACGGCGTCGTCCGCCAACGGGCCGAATTCATTCGGCTGGGGCTTCACGCTGCAATACAGCATTCCGTATCTGCAAAGCCAGGTGAAGGATCTCGGCATTCCGCAGCCTTTCAAGAACATGGTGCTCGTCGTCGAAGCGCCGATGAGCACTTGTACGGCGGGCGCTTGTGCCGGTCAAACCACCGGCACCATCAACCCGGGCTTTCTCTGGCTTAACCGCTACGGCCAGTTCGGCATCGAAGCGCAGATTCCGGTCAATCACCTGACCGGCAATTACGTGGGCGTGCTGTTCGATGCGCACCTGTACTTCGACGACATTTTCCCTAACTCTCTTGGCAAGCCGCTCTTCAACTAA
- a CDS encoding DUF2946 domain-containing protein, with protein sequence MLRLRLQKIGSLLGLLAILMSTLAPTVSQALAAHDRLGQALATYCSADPDNSQVEKTDKSSPSPTWHWQACAYCGMLAHVPVLPGTATVFVAELSVARASVPVTRDAVHVPLFYTAAQPRAPPVLS encoded by the coding sequence ATGCTTCGCCTCCGCCTTCAGAAAATCGGCAGTTTGTTGGGATTGCTTGCAATCCTGATGAGCACGCTTGCGCCGACAGTTTCGCAGGCGCTCGCGGCACACGACAGACTTGGCCAGGCGCTGGCCACTTACTGCTCGGCGGACCCGGATAACAGCCAGGTCGAGAAGACGGACAAGTCGTCGCCTTCGCCTACCTGGCATTGGCAGGCCTGTGCGTATTGCGGCATGCTGGCCCACGTGCCGGTGCTGCCCGGCACGGCTACGGTGTTCGTGGCCGAACTATCGGTTGCGCGCGCATCGGTTCCCGTCACGCGCGACGCCGTCCACGTCCCCCTCTTTTATACCGCGGCCCAGCCGCGCGCGCCTCCCGTTCTCTCCTGA